DNA from Triticum aestivum cultivar Chinese Spring chromosome 7D, IWGSC CS RefSeq v2.1, whole genome shotgun sequence:
aatgccaagatGGCCGGTCAGcattccattgattcctcacgggagGCACGGGCGGCGCAGGGCGGTGATGCACCACCTCCCGCCACGTGTACACACGGCGCCCGCATCCCCTGCCCCGACTGCTATATAAAGCAGCGCCTCCCCTCGCCTGTGGCCACACCCCGCCCACAGccgccgagctctctctctctctccccgtgcgccgccgtcgccgacgttcctcccctctctccccgtgcccagCCACGACGATGGGCGAGAGGTTCCCCTACAATGGGGCGGCGGCCAATGGCTTCAGCCGCCGCTTGTTGCACGAGTGGGAAGCCCACCTGTTGTTCGAGGCCAACGTTCCGGCGCCTCCCCACATGCGCGCGCCAGGGCGGTGGTGTCCCCATTCCCCCGCTGCCCGACGTCCCGCGCGGGCCGACTACTTCACCGACGAGGTAGACCGCGTGCAAGCGtcgctgacggaggagcagcgggCCCTCCCGCAGTATGCCGCGGGCAACCATGAGGCGTGGGCAGCGTACTTCCAGCTCCGGCAGGCGGAGCGGTTGGCCTCCACCAACTGGGCGCCGGTGGTGCAGGGGaccaagaacagcgaggggcgccgcctgtggtggggcgcccccggccgcactCTCCATGCCGTCCTccagcacctcgagggcggcaacgacccgccattGACGTACCCTGCCGCCTCGGTCCCCCGCCGGAGCAGCGACCAATGGATGCCGAGGAGGGtcggctcctcttcttcctcctcccgctcctcctcccactcctccgggtCATCGGCGTTGTTcgccgtcaaggccgagcccgcggagaCGCTGCTCGGCCGGCGCACCTGCAGCGCCGGCATCATTATCAACGAGGGCGGGCGCGTCTCCTCCTCGGCTACTCCccgcttcgtcaagccgaagacggagccggggctcgccgccgtgaagacggagccggggctcgacGGCGTGAAGACGGAGCCAGGGCTCGACGACGCGGCGACCTTGAAGTGGGCGCGCGAAGACTGGACGCGGACGGAGCTGGAGCGCCAGCGCCTTGCCTTGGAGCAGTTCGCCGCTCGGCGCCGTggccgcgacgagggaggcgtcgtcgtcctcgacgacgacagcgacgacgacgcgccgccaccggtccgccagggcgaccccgggcaggggtccagcaggggggcgaccgcgtgaaggaggagaaggacaacggcggcggcggcgacttcacCTCTCTCAGCGCGTTATTCAGCCTGCAGTCGCGTTTATTATTTTAAGTTTTTTATCTATGAAAAAAACTATTTCAATTCGCCGAAGTAATGTACTGTTTTGCTGAATATTTGTCCCATTCGCCAAATTTTagtcaaaaaaatgttcaaaaaagtttaaaacatGCGTCTTGGGCCGACCTTGGGGCGTCGGCTGGGAACTCGATTGCCCCCAGACCGATTTTAGCGCCAGCTTCGGTTCGTCTCCAGGCGGCGATTTTTCAAGCCGCCTGGGGgaacaacggctggagatgctctaagtccaACTCCATCACaggaccccaaacggacgtccgctttggctggattttgtccctttggggcGGCAATGGGTTCGCTCATGTCCGCTTCTGTCCGTTGGGTCGtgggtgcgcccaacgcgcggccgcATCCCAAATCATGTCCGTGTTGGATgtgattaaaaaaacaaaaaaaaaatgccTAAAAAGGTaaataaatgcaaataaaaaaTATTAAACATAAGTTAGGGGTTgacggccacaaaacggcccagtttcacgGTTCACTTAACGGCCGAGTGCCATAATTaacacaaaaacaaaacaaaaaacgtcGCCCGCGCGCTCCTGCCATGCCCGTCGATGCtgtggccgtcgccgtcttcagtggccgccggtgtcgtcgtcgtcgctgacgaggtcgacgtagtccggtggcgtccagaggtgggccggCGGTCCGTGGTACGCAGGGGCGGGCTGGAAGGTGgccggtgcctgcaccacctcctcctatGGCGACGcgtcccgctccggtgaccgcggtgGCGTGGGCCACCAGTTCACGCCCCCCACGGCGTCGGCCATCTCCGGAgccgtgcacgaccagctccactGCTAGCCGACCAGTCCCGATGGAATGCGGCCACCGGCGCCTCCTCCATCACCTCCTTCGCCGCCACCATCTCCAGCTTGGGGATGGCGACGTCGCCGGCCACAGAGAGGGCCATCGTCTCCTCAAGATCCGGCCATCGGCGCTCATCatgcgtgttcatggagtcctccatgacacgttGCATGAGCCGGGCCTTCTCCTctgctgtcatgcgaggaggtggaggtggtgacggagacggggaaggcgagggcgtgggcgtgaggccgcgcacccgcgtacATCCGCGCACCTTccgacgtggccgccgcggccctgACGCCGTGCCGGCGAAGTAGGAGGCGCGCCGCACGTCGTGCTCGTCCTGTAGCCACGTGTCCTAGAGCacggagtcgggggcgtacctgtcgtcgtagtagaggtcgtcggggaggaggcggcggcggcgctcgatctcatcGCGGCGCGCACGGCCGCTCATCGGGACCGACGGGATCGGGACCCGGTCGGCGGAGAGGTGCCAATtgttggggaggtggacgtcgctccacgggaccggcgtcctcgtctcccagtagCGCCGGCATACATCAGCAGCGTTGATGTACTGCCGGTCGCGCTCGTCGGCGGCCCTAAGGCCGATGGTGAAGGAGGTAGGCGCGGGGGCCCGGCGCGGTGGCGATGTGGCCTCCTTTTTCACGGAGCCGCGGCGGCGTCTTGAGGAGGAGCCAGCCTCGCGGTCGTGTTTCCCCTTGCGGCCGTAGTTCCATAGACCCATGGCTGCgaggcggccggccggcgagttcgaggctagggtttgggggtttgGGGGTGTtgggtttcgaggaggccgcggggtggagTGGGAGTGTGGACGATGACCGGTCCACGGCTTCCCCATTTAAGAAGGACTACGACCGTTCGCCTGGGCGGATGACAGGCGGGGCCGGCCGCGCGTGCGCATTGATGTTGgagggtgggaggtaggtggccgcgtgtcacgcggccccgacgcggagGAGCGACGCGTCCGTTTGCTATCCGCCGCGACCCAAACCAGGCGCATGTTTACACTTGAAATgagtcggcccggacacaaaacagATCGGATGGGTCCGgaccgtcgcgcgctgggccgtcgTGTTTGTCCCTTTTACTCCGTCGGTGGAGTTGGCGGCACGAGCAGACGAGCACTTCGATCCGAGGAGGATGAGTTCGATCGAAGCGGGGCGCACACCAGCGCACGCCATGTACTGTATGATGCATCTACAGCGTACCACATCAGATGGACCAACTGTCGGATCAAAGTGCTCACGTCGCACGCATTATACAGTTAATTTACTTGTGGTACGGTCACCTCGGTTATTAAAAGAGGAAGGATGGTTTAACTTTTCACCGACGAGTTCGAAAGCTGCTGCCTCAGCTGATCACAATACGGTCCACGGTCCACCCACCGCCGGAAATGGTAAAAgtcaaaacgccagtctccactctccACACGCGTGCGAGCTCTCCTCTCGTCCCATCTCCACGCCTCGCTCTGTCGCCAGCCTGTTTGTCACGGACTCACGGTAAAAGAAGAACAGCGCGGTAAAAACCCAGCTACTCGGTGGAGTACCTCTCGCTCTCCTCTCTCTGTTTGATCTCTCACCTCGCACTCCTTCCCCTTTCTTCCACTTTGACCCAGCACGAGCAGAACCCGGAAGCGAAGCCAGCCAGCCAAGCCAGAGCCAGAGCGCACACCGCATAGCTAGCCTGCGCGCCCCGACGCCGACCCCTATATAAACACAGCCACTATTCCCCCCGCCTCGCCCCCCTTCCGGCCTCTTGTCCCTATCGCCCCACCGCGGCAGCTAGTCCCATTCCCATACCCGCGCCACCGTCCTCTCCGCGGCGCCGCGCCAATGCGccacccctcgccgccgccggagctccccGCGGCCGGGGGCGAGATCCAGGCCATGGCGCCCGCCTCGGCCGCGGGCTCCTCCAGCACCGGTGGCAGCACCGGAGGCTCGTTCACGGCGCTCCTGGGGCTCCCGACCTCCCAGGCCATAGAGCTCCTTCTCCCcggcgcggcgccggcgccggcgcctgcCTTCCCCTCCGACCCGCACCTCGTGGACCGCGCCGCCCGCTTCTCCGCCTTCgcgtcgccgtccccgtccccgacCCCTCCTCCCCCCGCCTCCGccggcaagcgcaaggccgaccccGCCTCCAAGGTACGCCGTAAGCGTGACGCACCATAGCCTGTTCTAGCCGGAGCGAGGCTTGATCGTTTTTGCCTTGGATTGCTTGCCACAGGGGAAGGTGGCGAAGAAGGGGAAGacgacggcggccggcggcgaggagaaGGACTCGGGCGAGGACGAGAAGCCGGCGTACGTGCACGTGAGGGCCAGGAGGGGCCAGGCGACGGACAGCCACAGCCTCGCTGAGCGGGTGAGTTCCTCCCTCCGCCCCGCCCGCCGCTAAACCCCCAGCAAAACTAATCGTCACGCTTAATAAACCATCACCGCGGCCACGGGATTAGACAAGATTTTGCAATGATTGGGTGATTAGGACCTTCTGCCGCCGCTTTTAGGGCCTTTTCAGCGGTTCGCTTTTGTTGCTGATTATACTATTACTACTTGATTAAACTATCCATTCATCCATTTTGGCTTTCCTCGTGCTAATTTTTGTCTTGTAAAAAAAAACCCGCAGGCGAGGCGGGAGAAGATAAATGCGAGGATGGAGCTGCTCAAGGAGCTGGTCCCCGGATGCAGCAAGGTCTGCAGTTCCTTCTTACCCCTCTCCTTCATTTTGACATGTTTATCCATCCGTTTTGCACCTCTTTCTCACAGTTGAACCAACAGTAACTCAGCACAGTCCCCCACCCCCCCTGAAAAGATAAAAATGCCAAGGAGCCCTAGTGGCAGTGGCGCCAAGGTCCTCACACTCTCTGAACTTTGGCTGTTACGCGCAAAGCAGTAGTACCACACATCTTCCTCCTGCTTTCGGTGCTTCTTTTTACCGCTTTTGGCGCCACCGCAGCTCCTCCGTAGAGAGTTCAGACGTAGTAGCGTCCTGGGTGCGGTATGGTATGGGCCGCGTGTGCACACGGCTCACTCATCACCGCAAGATCATAAGAGTAGCACCACACGTCGCACGGAAGAGCTTAAAGCCCAATCGCTCTCGCGCCGCGGGGGACAAGTACATATGGGCGTGTTTGCCCGACGGAAGTGGGGAAGTAGTGGTGGCCTTGGTTACTTCCTCGTCTCGTGGACGATGGTCCGGTGCGCCTAACACCGAGGGGGAGCGGATGGGGTTCGGCCGCGGCCGCGGCTGTCTGGGCAGAATGCGGCAGCGGATTCGAAAGGCGCCGGGGGANNNNNNNNNNNNNNNNNNNNNNNNNNNNNNNNNNNNNNNNNNNNNNNNNNNNNNNNNNNNNNNNNNNNNNNNNNNNNNNNNNNNNNNNNNNNNNNNNNNNNNNNNNNNNNNNNNNNNNNNNNNNNNNNNNNNNNNNNNNNNNNNNNNNNNNNNNNNNNNNNNNNNNNNNNNNNNNNNNNNNNNNNNNNNNNNNNNNNNNNNNNNNNNNNNNNNNNNNNNNNNNNNNNNNNNNNNNNNNNNNNNNNNNNNNNNNNNNNNNNNNNNNNNNNNNNNNNNNNNNNNNNNNNNNNNNNNNNNNNNNNNNNNNNNNNNNNNNNNNNNNNCCCCTACCCATTGGAGTGTTGCTATCTCCCCATGCACACGCAATAATGTCAATGTTCCATGGGTAGGCATGGCATTAGCATCCTTGGGTGTGGAGGCGAAGCCCGGGTAGGTTTGCCAATGGgaggtggatggatggatggtctTCTACTCTTCGTGCTTCATTAATATGTGGATTTATGGAAAGGTGGTTGGCGTGTAGTAGTAGTATCTGCTCGGTGGTTTCTGACTGTCAGGATGGCCGGCAGCCTTGCGATAGAGGTGTCAAATGCCAATCGCTGTGAAAAGATTGGTGCCACCACTCGCTGACGATTCTCCTGTGTGTGTTGATTGAACTGCGTGTGTGCCATTGTCAGCGGATCGCCTTGCTGCTTAAAACATTCTGAACGGTTAATCATGTCGAAAGTTGCAAAAGTGGCCTACCTAATGTTGGCTGGAACATAGCACACCATTTAGGACAAATGACCGACGAGATCGATCAGGATACCAGGCAGCAACTTCTACAGATTAGTTCTGCAATCAGATTTGGCACTGCCTCAGTACTACTACCTTACCTATACCCATAGATGACATGGCTTTCTCGATGCGGCAATTTTGGTTATACCATTTTTCTCTCCAAAGGCTGTTGATGTCGACAGCCTTGCCCTCTAAATACAAATCTGAATTTGACTTTGAGTGGGCCTTCatattctttttttctttccttccATTACATACATCGTGTAATATGTTGTAAGCCTGTCCTTCATTTGCTATAACTGAGCCAAAATGAGTTACAGTACTTCTCCCTTTTACAAAAAGAATATGATTGACTTAAGCAACAGAGGTTTACTTGATCTGTGGGCTGTATCAGGTATCAGGAACAGCGCTGGTACTGGAGGAGATCATCAATCATGTTCAATCCCTTCAAAGACAAGTCGAGGTAACTGTTGCCCATTGTAAGACCTGTTCAATCATCCTAAATACCGTTTCACCTCACACAAACTTAACACACAATTCCTTTTATATGAGGGTGAAAGATAATAAGATGTTTCCCAATTGGGTTTCCACCCCTCCTAatagttttttcttcttcttttgctaaCTGTGGTTGGTCCAGTATCTGTCAATGAGACTCGCAGCAGTAAACCCAAGGGTTGACTTTGGTGGGCTAGACAACCTTTTGGGTACAgaggtatgcttattttgtcaaTCTTTTTCTATCATGAACTTTCCAGAAGTTAGGCCTGCATGGATTCATAGAACAACTATTTTGCGACATATTTTTTCCAAATAACCATTAAAGATCATTGTAAACTGCACTCTGTGCGAAGTCCTTGGTCAAAATTTCCTAATCAGAATAGCCCTCTTCCCTGCATTTAGCTGCTTCATTTATTTTGACTGTTTTCTATTGAGACAATCAACTTATGGAGAGAATCCTATGCCACCCACTACAACGACATTGAAATATGTTACTGTCCTTGTCCGGTTAAAAGGAAATATTTTTACTGAACCCAGCAATTGTAAGCAACTTTACCACTACGAGATGTGTACATGCCAGTTATTGCCCTCCAACCAATGCACACAACAAATGGGGGCTTTTAAATTTGGGAATATAAAATTGCCAATCAGTAGTGCTACCATTTGCCGGCGCTTCCTGAGCTTTATGGTTTCACAAATATTTCCGTGTGCGCGCGTGAAAGTTATCTGCCATTCTTCCGTAGTTGCCTATCGATTTATTGTTACTCCATTTGTAGTTTTGCCTTCAGAGGAAAAAAGACGCTGCTAGTAACAGTACTAGTAAAATATATATTATTGAAACTTGAAACAACGATAAATTGAGAATGCTCTGGACTAAACAATTTTATACCCAGCAATATCATTTGAGC
Protein-coding regions in this window:
- the LOC123165689 gene encoding transcription factor bHLH48 isoform X1, which translates into the protein MRHPSPPPELPAAGGEIQAMAPASAAGSSSTGGSTGGSFTALLGLPTSQAIELLLPGAAPAPAPAFPSDPHLVDRAARFSAFASPSPSPTPPPPASAGKRKADPASKGKVAKKGKTTAAGGEEKDSGEDEKPAYVHVRARRGQATDSHSLAERARREKINARMELLKELVPGCSKVSGTALVLEEIINHVQSLQRQVEYLSMRLAAVNPRVDFGGLDNLLGTECGRITGLNCKSGMDLEQVSWPDMGVHGARNLAQLQQQFWHGDLVHPQQAASPWEKRGDVQPPVFSNTSSSLFGYDLASSGPQQPPTSKLKTEL
- the LOC123165689 gene encoding transcription factor bHLH48 isoform X2, translated to MRHPSPPPELPAAGGEIQAMAPASAAGSSSTGGSTGGSFTALLGLPTSQAIELLLPGAAPAPAPAFPSDPHLVDRAARFSAFASPSPSPTPPPPASAGKRKADPASKGKVAKKGKTTAAGGEEKDSGEDEKPAYVHVRARRGQATDSHSLAERARREKINARMELLKELVPGCSKVSGTALVLEEIINHVQSLQRQVEYLSMRLAAVNPRVDFGGLDNLLGTECGRITGLNCKSGMDLEQVSWPDMGVHGARNLAQLQQQFWHGDLVHPQQAASPWEKRGDVQPPVFSNTSSSLFGYDLASSGIVLRAWTSPG